The Streptomyces sp. NBC_01689 genome includes a window with the following:
- a CDS encoding MBL fold metallo-hydrolase produces the protein MKITFLGHAGALVEAGDVRLVCDPWFSAGGAFLSGWHQLPDNSHCLPLTYDATHVYVSHDHQDHFDAEVLNALDPSVTLLMPDYPLPSWKRLVTTLRGPAPVLLRDQEVWRAGPLRLRLIHSPTPRHQDSALVIEDTDTGQVVVNLNDCQVDRDQLRAIRRLHPRVDVVMAQFSGATWFPFAYSFPERDQVEAAARKKVNSMRRWTRYMQALDPRHAVAFAGPPALLDPELSPHFFAESSVFTTPPELLAWLREEHPGLAERTTAPLPGDELDVASGELTADPKIREEFDWDDLPAYTEAYARRRAPAIAEVLARHPAPRSSLYEEFTAHFTALFQAGERLCRAVDAVVAFDVQGPGGGFWLVDFRSLRVSEGSGPTTDPHDYRFTLPSRFVPDILDGGMSWEEFFFSFRFTAWRPGIGAYNEELMSVLRCSAPDDLAEYLDRTAQDREPGEFRLEAASGTYLVSDTCPHLGARLGPQDYDPELESVVCPQHGWRFALPDGACSNGRARLGVTPQSADRDTPSDATRRPRERQEQQ, from the coding sequence ATGAAGATCACGTTCCTGGGGCACGCGGGCGCCCTCGTGGAGGCCGGCGACGTCAGACTGGTCTGCGACCCGTGGTTCTCCGCCGGCGGCGCCTTCCTCTCCGGCTGGCACCAACTGCCCGACAACAGCCACTGCCTCCCCCTGACGTACGACGCGACCCATGTGTACGTCTCGCACGATCACCAGGACCACTTCGACGCCGAGGTGCTCAACGCACTCGACCCGTCGGTCACCCTGCTGATGCCCGACTACCCCCTGCCGAGCTGGAAACGGCTCGTCACCACACTGCGCGGCCCGGCACCCGTGCTCCTGCGCGACCAGGAGGTGTGGCGGGCGGGGCCGCTGCGCCTGCGCCTGATCCACTCCCCGACGCCCCGGCACCAGGACTCGGCCCTCGTCATCGAGGACACCGACACCGGTCAGGTCGTCGTCAACCTCAACGACTGCCAGGTCGACCGGGACCAGCTCCGCGCCATCCGGCGGCTTCATCCGCGCGTCGACGTCGTGATGGCCCAGTTCTCGGGTGCCACGTGGTTCCCGTTCGCCTACTCCTTCCCCGAGCGGGACCAGGTGGAGGCCGCGGCGCGCAAGAAGGTCAACTCCATGCGCCGCTGGACCCGTTACATGCAGGCGCTCGACCCGCGCCACGCCGTCGCGTTCGCCGGGCCGCCCGCTCTGCTCGATCCCGAACTCTCCCCGCACTTCTTCGCGGAGTCGTCCGTCTTCACCACACCCCCCGAACTGCTCGCCTGGCTGCGGGAAGAACACCCCGGCCTGGCGGAGCGCACCACGGCCCCGCTGCCGGGCGACGAACTCGACGTGGCTTCCGGCGAGTTGACCGCCGACCCGAAGATCCGGGAGGAGTTCGACTGGGACGACCTGCCGGCGTACACGGAGGCCTACGCCCGCCGGCGGGCACCCGCCATCGCCGAGGTGCTCGCCCGCCACCCCGCACCGCGGAGCAGCCTCTACGAGGAGTTCACCGCCCACTTCACCGCTCTGTTCCAGGCGGGCGAGAGACTGTGCAGGGCCGTCGACGCCGTCGTCGCCTTCGACGTCCAGGGGCCGGGCGGCGGGTTCTGGCTCGTCGACTTCCGTAGCCTGAGGGTCAGTGAGGGAAGCGGACCCACGACAGACCCGCACGACTACCGGTTCACGCTTCCCTCACGGTTCGTGCCGGACATCCTGGACGGCGGCATGAGCTGGGAGGAGTTCTTCTTCTCCTTCCGCTTCACCGCCTGGCGTCCCGGTATCGGCGCCTACAACGAGGAACTGATGTCGGTGCTGCGCTGCAGCGCACCCGACGACCTGGCCGAGTACCTCGACCGGACGGCGCAGGACCGGGAACCGGGCGAGTTCCGGCTGGAGGCCGCGAGCGGGACCTACCTGGTCTCCGACACCTGCCCGCACCTCGGCGCGCGACTCGGACCACAGGACTACGACCCGGAACTGGAATCGGTGGTCTGCCCCCAGCACGGCTGGCGTTTCGCCCTTCCGGACGGCGCCTGTTCCAACGGCCGGGCACGGCTCGGCGTCACCCCACAGTCCGCCGACCGCGACACCCCTTCGGACGCCACCCGGCGTCCCCGAGAGAGGCAGGAACAGCAGTGA
- a CDS encoding 2OG-Fe(II) oxygenase translates to MIDFAAMERQLDEASPSCFRADPFPHYVWEGILPREVLRAAADAYPDTSLMTAKPGIPRWHSQNLGLAGPELRDVCTALLGDDLAAFLAKVTGVEGLRTEPDGDWGSYRLAGHGAVHHAHVGSNRHPETGRLRRYSLFTYLSEGWQPQDGGWLELGEPAGEVPTARILPVFGRSVLIETTARSLHGISAVRVAPPATRKTVTVHFWTEPEDGA, encoded by the coding sequence GTGATCGACTTTGCGGCCATGGAACGGCAACTGGACGAGGCGTCCCCGTCCTGCTTCCGCGCCGACCCCTTCCCCCACTACGTCTGGGAGGGAATCCTTCCCCGGGAAGTACTGCGGGCCGCCGCGGACGCCTATCCGGACACCTCCCTCATGACCGCGAAACCCGGCATCCCCCGATGGCACTCCCAGAACCTCGGCCTGGCCGGGCCGGAGCTGCGCGACGTGTGCACGGCTCTGCTCGGCGACGACCTCGCCGCGTTCCTCGCGAAGGTGACCGGGGTCGAGGGCCTGCGCACCGAGCCGGACGGCGACTGGGGCAGCTACCGTCTCGCCGGCCACGGCGCCGTCCACCACGCTCACGTCGGCTCCAACCGGCACCCTGAGACCGGCCGTCTTCGCCGGTACTCGTTGTTCACGTACCTCAGCGAGGGCTGGCAGCCGCAGGACGGCGGATGGCTCGAACTGGGCGAGCCCGCAGGGGAGGTGCCGACCGCCAGGATCCTGCCCGTGTTCGGCCGCAGCGTCCTCATCGAGACGACGGCGCGGTCACTGCACGGCATCTCGGCCGTGCGGGTGGCGCCGCCCGCCACCCGCAAGACCGTCACGGTCCACTTCTGGACGGAACCGGAGGACGGCGCATGA
- a CDS encoding class I SAM-dependent methyltransferase, producing MELVDRTPQEMAGEFLANGAPSLWPDLPHLDGMSPDRITALPSLPYGDPAFSGRLLREQTDTTTTDSSRPPDLVERQLAWLRAALPTWRAGQVHHPLCGPGNYATALHDHGMTSYVGIDAGPAVVDHARRRFAGQDDVRFLLGDALDPALSAPDNAYDTLLLTYDAANFFAPHTLRPFLRALVERLRGGGTVVLDLRLAEDGIRGFDEGRQVHRRRHGSVFRDGPHLLLSEGFVAAGGALLGHRIIAVGEGTEPREPEVFHSVLHVPTAEQLAGHLRSAGLEVSVIGRPFADSSDPNLARHLVAAHRPTPTPHSPPWRQS from the coding sequence ATGGAATTGGTCGACAGAACACCGCAGGAAATGGCCGGAGAGTTCCTGGCGAACGGTGCGCCGTCTCTCTGGCCGGACCTCCCGCACCTCGACGGCATGTCACCGGACCGCATCACCGCGCTTCCCTCCCTGCCCTACGGCGACCCGGCGTTCAGCGGCCGCCTGCTGCGCGAGCAGACCGACACCACGACGACGGACTCCTCCCGCCCTCCGGACCTCGTCGAACGCCAACTCGCCTGGCTGCGTGCCGCGCTGCCCACCTGGCGGGCGGGCCAGGTCCACCACCCGCTGTGCGGGCCGGGAAACTACGCGACCGCCCTGCACGACCACGGCATGACCTCCTACGTCGGCATCGACGCGGGCCCCGCCGTCGTCGACCACGCCCGCCGCCGATTCGCCGGGCAGGACGACGTCCGCTTCCTGCTCGGCGACGCCCTTGACCCGGCACTGTCGGCGCCCGACAACGCGTACGACACCCTGCTTCTCACCTACGACGCCGCCAACTTCTTCGCCCCGCACACGCTGAGGCCCTTTCTCCGGGCGCTCGTGGAACGGTTGCGCGGAGGAGGCACCGTCGTCCTCGACCTGCGGCTCGCCGAGGACGGCATCCGCGGATTCGACGAGGGACGTCAAGTCCACCGCCGCCGACACGGATCGGTCTTCCGGGACGGCCCCCACCTGCTGCTCAGCGAGGGCTTCGTCGCCGCCGGCGGAGCCCTGCTCGGCCACCGGATCATCGCCGTGGGCGAGGGCACGGAACCCCGCGAGCCCGAGGTCTTCCACTCGGTCCTGCACGTGCCGACCGCCGAACAGCTCGCCGGTCACCTCCGTTCGGCGGGGCTCGAAGTATCCGTGATCGGGCGGCCCTTCGCCGACTCGTCGGACCCGAACCTCGCCCGGCACCTCGTCGCGGCCCACCGGCCGACCCCCACACCCCACTCACCTCCGTGGAGGCAGTCATGA